The segment ATTGCGGATGAAGGGAATCCGCTTCTGGTGCAGCTGCTGGTCGAGCAGATGGTGAATCCGCAGCCATTCGTACATCATCTGTCTTTGCAGGGTCTCGTCCGGCAAGCGCTCTATCATCAGCTGCATAGCAGTCAGCGGAGTCTTGACCTCATGTATCCAGGCCAGCAGCTCGTCCTTCTCCGATTCCAGCAGCCCGACATTCACGGAGGATTCGCGCTTGTAACGGTCCGTCTGGGCGCTCACCGCCTCGTGGACGAGCCGCTCCATCGGACTGCCCGGCTCCAGGACCGCCTGCAGCTCATAGATCTGATCCCAAGAGGCAAGGCTCTTGTAGAACCGGGTCTCCCGGGAATACCTCAGGAAGACGAAGGCCAGGCAAAGCAGCGTATTGAGGAGCACAATGTACAGGACCGGCAGCAGCGGGATGGCAGAATCAATATAGGCCACGAATATAATAATCAGCTGGAGGGCGGCCAGCAGGAGCAGCCAGCTCCGCTTCTCGGTGATGTATTTCCTTATCATTCTGCCGCCTCTTCAGTCGCCATATACCCTTGCCCCACCTTAGTCTCTATGTAGGCATCCAGACCGAGCGGCTCCAGCTTCTTGCGCAGCCGGTTCACATTCACAGTCAGTGTATTATCGCTGACAAAATGCTCGTTGTCCCACAGGCTGGTGATGATCTCCTCACGCTCTACAATAGTGTTTTTACGCTCCAGCAGGATTTTGAGAATCAGCATCTCATTCTTGGTCAGCAGAGCCGCTCCCCCGCTGCCCGTGACTGTATTCTTCACGAACTCAATTGCCGCTCCGCGCCAGGTCTTCAGCTCCGTGCCTTCCTTGGCATAATTATAGACCCGGCGGAGGATGGCCTGAATCTTGGCAATCAGCACCTCGAAGTGGAACGGCTTCTGAATGAAATCATCGGCCCCAAGCTGCATCGACATCACCATATCGCTTGGATGGTCCCGGGAGGAGAGGAAGATAATCGGCACCTTGGAGTGGCTTCGCAGAATCCGGCACCAATGGAAGCCGTCGAACTGCGGCAGCTGGATATCAATCACCACCAGATCGGGCTTTACCTCCGAGAACTCCTGCAGTACCTTACCGAAATTTGTAATTCCGTACACCTCATAGGACCATTGGGCAAGTCTCTCCCTGATCTCCCCGAACAGGGTGATATCATCTTCGATTAGCATTATTTTGAACACAAAGGACTCTCCTTCAGAAGAAATACTATCGGACTATTATACTTCACGTTTATTATATTTGTGAAACCTCCCCTTAACCAAGTAACGTATTAGATACAAACGGCGACAAATTTGAACCTACCGAGGAGCTGATGATCATCGAAACTTTTAGCGCAATCTTCATCTTGTTATTTGGAATTGCAGTTAACTTATTTAGCTTATATGTGCGCAAAAACCCTACCTTCACCTGGCAGGCGAGTGAAAGCTGGAAAATGAAAGGTGATAGTGAACCCAGTGACGCCTATATCAGCTCCATGCGCTTCAGAGGGGCCGTGGGCTTATGGATGGGATCTTTCGTGATGGTGATGGGGATATTGACACTGTGGAGTTCTCTTAGTTAAAGGAATAGCGGACTGCAATAATGTACTATAGCGATTCGCAGCCCCGGTGTATATTCATGGAACTACTTTCACCGGAGGTCTTCATGAATATCCTTTCCTTTATCATCTATTGTATTGTGGTTACCTTCACACCCGGCCCGACCAATATTGTGATCCTCTCCTCTGTGCAACACCATGGGGCCAGGAAAACAATGGGATACGTCCTCGGAGCCACACTCGCCTTCGGACTGCTCCTTGCCGCATCCGCTCTGCTGAACCGCTTGCTTGCTGACATCCTTCCGCATATTCTCGGTGTCATGCAGATCATCGGCAGCCTGTATATGCTCTACCTCGCTTATCAGGTGTACAGGATGGGCCGTTCTGAAGCGGCAGGCCAGCAGGCCTCAGGCTTCCTCTCCGGGCTGCTGATGCAGTTCGCCAATCCGAAGGTACTGCTGTTCACGCTGACGGTTATCCCGGGTTATGTCATGCCCTACTATAGCTCGCCCGCAGCTTCCTCCATCTTCGTCATCGTCATTACGGTGATCGGTTTCCTGGCCTTCACAGCCTGGGTCGTCTTCGGCTCCGTATTCAAGAGCTTTTTGGAGCGGCATCAGATGCTGATGAATAGTATAATGGCTCTGTTTCTAGTATACTCTGCTGTAATGGTATCCGGAATTTTATAGAACGGCGGTGGTCAGGATGGAGCAATTCAATTACAGGAAGTCTGCCGAGATCCTCGCCTTATCGGCCAGCATGACGGATTTCACCTACAAAAAACATTGCCACGAAGAATACGCCGTCGGCGTTACCCTGCGTGGCATTCAGCAATATACACTGGACGGCACCCGGCAGGCTTCGCACAGGAATGGTGTCATGCTGTTTAACCCGGAGCAGGTTCATGACGGCAGCTCTTATGACCGGGCAGGCATTGACTACATCATGCTGTATATCAAGCCGGACCTGATGACAGAGATTGTGGGCCAACAGGAACTTCGCTTCGCCACTCCTATCGTCTATGACAGGGAGCTGGCGCATTGTATCTGTAATC is part of the Paenibacillus sp. FSL M7-0420 genome and harbors:
- a CDS encoding sensor histidine kinase; translated protein: MIRKYITEKRSWLLLLAALQLIIIFVAYIDSAIPLLPVLYIVLLNTLLCLAFVFLRYSRETRFYKSLASWDQIYELQAVLEPGSPMERLVHEAVSAQTDRYKRESSVNVGLLESEKDELLAWIHEVKTPLTAMQLMIERLPDETLQRQMMYEWLRIHHLLDQQLHQKRIPFIRNDLFIEKVGLAPILNKEIRALKSWCISKRIGFDVELEAETVLTDGKWLAFMLRQLLTNAVKYSEASDIFIRSSEEGGHVVLVIEDSGQGIDPRDLLRIYDKGFTSSRFRQEGAATGMGLYLTRQVAEPLLIRLHAASVLGQGSVFTLTFPRENDFQRLTGM
- a CDS encoding response regulator transcription factor, with the translated sequence MFKIMLIEDDITLFGEIRERLAQWSYEVYGITNFGKVLQEFSEVKPDLVVIDIQLPQFDGFHWCRILRSHSKVPIIFLSSRDHPSDMVMSMQLGADDFIQKPFHFEVLIAKIQAILRRVYNYAKEGTELKTWRGAAIEFVKNTVTGSGGAALLTKNEMLILKILLERKNTIVEREEIITSLWDNEHFVSDNTLTVNVNRLRKKLEPLGLDAYIETKVGQGYMATEEAAE
- a CDS encoding DUF6199 family natural product biosynthesis protein; this encodes MIIETFSAIFILLFGIAVNLFSLYVRKNPTFTWQASESWKMKGDSEPSDAYISSMRFRGAVGLWMGSFVMVMGILTLWSSLS
- a CDS encoding LysE family translocator, whose protein sequence is MNILSFIIYCIVVTFTPGPTNIVILSSVQHHGARKTMGYVLGATLAFGLLLAASALLNRLLADILPHILGVMQIIGSLYMLYLAYQVYRMGRSEAAGQQASGFLSGLLMQFANPKVLLFTLTVIPGYVMPYYSSPAASSIFVIVITVIGFLAFTAWVVFGSVFKSFLERHQMLMNSIMALFLVYSAVMVSGIL